The proteins below come from a single Ailuropoda melanoleuca isolate Jingjing chromosome 1, ASM200744v2, whole genome shotgun sequence genomic window:
- the KCP gene encoding kielin/chordin-like protein isoform X6, which produces MLRAQLPGELHPAWGVLPHLPASLSSWQPSPGCEYEGQSYEEGANFLSSSNPCLQCSCLSSLVRCVPMKCPPSPCPEPVPRPGRCCPTCRGCTEGGSHWEHGQEWTVPGDPCRICQCLEGHIQCRQRECASLCPYPARPLPGTCCPLCDGCFLNGREYRSGESVGSGDPCSHCHCTNGSIQCEPLPCPPVPCRHPGRIPGQCCPVCDGCEYQGHQYQSEETFRLRESRHCLRCSCQAGEVSCEEQQCPLAPCTLPDSGPRLCPACVLEGEEFAEGVQWEPDGQPCTACSCHDGVPTCGAVLCSPAPCQHPTQPPGTCCPSCESCTYHGQVYANGQNFTDADSPCHACRCEDGTVRCSLVDCPPTTCARPQSGPGQCCPRCPDCILEEQVFVDGENFSHPRDPCQECQCQEGHALCQRRACPKALCAHPLPGPCCQNVCNGCAFGGKEYPNGADFPHPSDPCRQCRCLSGSVQCLARRCPPLPCPEPVLVPEECCPQCPAAASGCPRPGGGVPARHLEHFSLPDDPCRRCLCLDGSASCQRLPCPPAPCAHPRQGPCCPSCDGCLYQGTEFASGARFPSPSAACHVCLCWEGSVSCEPRACAPAQCPFPARGDCCPACDGCEYLGEPYLSSQEFPDPREHCGLCTCLGGFVTCRRRPCEPLGCSHPLTPAGHCCPTCQGCLYHGVTAASGETLPDPLDPGCSLCTCQEGSMHCQKKPCPPAPCPHPSPGPCFCPVCHSCLSQGQEHQDGEEFEGPPGSCEWCRCQAGQVSCVRRPCPPLSCSLQVTEPGSCCPRCRGCLADGEEHPEGSSWVHPQSPCSSCTCHEGVVTCARIQCVSSCARPHQGLSDCCPRCSDCEYEGHKYEPGESFQPGADPCEVCICELQPEGPPSIQCHRRHCPSLVGCPISQLLPPGPQHCCPTCAQALSNCTEGLLGSELAPPDPCYTCQCQDLTWLCIHRACPELSCPPSERHTPPGSCCPVCQECMVEAEGRTVADGESWQDPSNACITCTCQRGHVECDLEECAALSCPHGWAKVREAGRCCERCQAPAQSCAHQGRAVASGERWAVDVCTTCSCVAGTVRCQSQRCPPLSCGPDEAPALSPGSCCPRCLPRPASCMAFGDPHYRTFDGRLLHFQGSCGYVLAKDCHGGDFSVHVTNDNRGRRGVAWTLEVAVLLGDVAVRLLQDRAVTVDGRLVALPFLLEPLLYVELQRRTVILHAQPGLQVLWDGQSQVEVSVPGSYRGRMCGLCGNFNGFAQDDLQGPEGLLLPTEAAFGNSWQIPEGPGPSRPCSKGRAVDPCRAAGYRARREANARCGVLKSSSFSRCHAVVPPEPFFAACVYDLCACGPSSLANACLCDALEAYASHCRQAGVTPVWRGPTLCVVGCPLDRGFVFDECGPPCPRTCFNQHIPLGELAAHCVRPCVPGCQCPAGLVEHEAHCISPEACPPVQLTGDQPPRPLPSPSQ; this is translated from the exons ATGCTCAGAGCTCAACTGCCTGGAGAGCTACATCCCGCCTGGGGAGTGCTGCCCCATCTGCCGGCCAG CCTGTCATCCTGGCAACCCTCCCCAGGCTGTGAGTATGAGGGGCAGTCTTATGAAGAGGGGGCCAACTTCCTGTCCAGCTCCAACCCTTGTCTCCAATGCTCCTGCCTG AGCAGCCTGGTTCGCTGTGTGCCCATGAAGTGtccacccagcccctgccctgagcCGGTCCCGAGGCCTGGGCGCTGCTGCCCGACCTGCCGAG gctgcacGGAAGGTGGCTCTCACTGGGAGCATGGCCAAGAGTGGACTGTCCCTGGGGACCCTTGCCGGATCTGCCAGTGCCTG GAGGGCCACATTCAGTGCCGCCAGCGAGAGTGCGCCAGCCTGTGCCCGTACCCTGCGCGGCCGCTGCCAGGCACCTGCTGCCCGCTGTGTGATG GCTGTTTCCTAAATGGGCGGGAGTACCGCAGCGGAGAGTCGGTGGGCTCTGGTGACCCCTGCTCGCACTGCCACTGCACT AACGGGAGCATCCAGTGTGAGCCTCTGCCCTGCCCGCCTGTGCCCTGCAGACACCCAGGCAGAATCCCTGGGCAGTGCTGCCCAGTGTGTGACG GCTGTGAGTACCAGGGACACCAGTATCAGAGTGAGGAGACCTTTAGACTCCGCGAGAGTAGGCACTGCCTCCGCTGCTCCTGCCAG GCCGGTGAGGTCTCCTGTGAGGAGCAGCAGTGCCCGCTTGCCCCTTGCACACTGCCTGACTCTGGCCCCCGGCTCTGCCCAG CCTGTGTGCTCGAGGGAGAGGAGTTCGCCGAGGGCGTCCAGTGGGAGCCTGATGGTCAGCCCTGCACGGCCTGCTCCTGTCATGATGGCGTGCCCACGTGTGGGGCTGTGCTCTGCTCCCCGGCCCCCTGCCAGCACCCTACCCAGCCCCCCG gcacctgctgcCCCAGCTGTGAGAGCTGTACCTACCATGGCCAAGTGTATGCCAATGGACAGAACTTCACAGACGCAGATAGCCCTTGCCACGCCTGCCGCTGCGAG gaTGGGACTGTGAGGTGCTCCTTGGTTGACTGCCCTCCCACAACTTGTGCCAGGCCCCAGAGTGGACCCGGCCAGTGCTGTCCCAGGTGCCCAG ACTGCATCCTGGAGGAACAAGTATTTGTGGACGGCGAGAACTTCTCCCACCCCCGAGACCCCTGCCAGGAGTGCCAATGTCAGGAAGGCCATGCCCTTTGCCAGCGTCGGGCCTGCCCCAAGGCCCTCTGTGCCCATCCGCTGCCTGGTCCCTGCTGCCAGAACGTCTGCAACG GCTGTGCCTTTGGTGGGAAAGAGTACCCCAATGGAGCCGACTTCCCTCACCCCTCCGACCCCTGCCGGCAGTGTCGCTGTCTG AGCGGCAGCGTGCAGTGCCTCGCCCGCCGCTGCCCGCCGCTGCCCTGTCCAGAGCCGGTGCTGGTGCCCGAAGAGTGCTGCCCGCAGTGCCCCG CCGCCGCCTCGGGCTGCCCGCGGCCGGGGGGCGGGGTTCCGGCCCGGCACCTGGAGCATTTCTCCCTGCCGGACGACCCCTGCCGCCGCTGCCTCTGCCTCGACGGCTCCGCGTCCTGCCAGCGGCTGCCCTGCCCGCCTGCGCCCTGCGCCCACCCGCGCCAGgggccctgctgcccctcctgcgACG GCTGCCTATACCAGGGGACGGAGTTTGCCAGCGGGGCGCGCTTCCCTTCGCCCAGTGCCGCGTGCCACGTCTGCCTCTGCTGGGAGGGCAGCGTCAGCTGCGAACCTCGGGCCTGTGCCCCTGCTCAGTGCCCCTTCCCTGCCAGGGGTGACTGCTGCCCTGCCTGTGACG GCTGTGAGTATTTAGGGGAGCCCTACCTGAGCAGCCAGGAGTTCCCAGACCCCCGAGAGCACTGCGGTCTGTGTACCTGCCTCGGAGGCTTCGTGACATGCCGCCGCCGGCCCTGCGAGCCACTGGGCTGCAGCCACCCGCTCACCCCGGCTGGACACTGCTGCCCGACCTGCCAGG GATGCCTCTATCATGGGGTCACGGCAGCCTCTGGAGAGACCCTTCCTGACCCACTTGACCCCGGctgctccctctgcacctgccag GAAGGTTCCATGCACTGCCAGAAGAAGCCATgtcctccagctccctgcccccacccctctccaggACCCTGCTTCTGCCCTGTTTGCCACA GCTGCCTCTCCCAGGGCCAGGAGCACCAGGATGGGGAAGAGTTTGAGGGGCCCCCAGGCAGCTGTGAGTGGTGTCGTTGTCAG GCTGGCCAGGTCAGCTGTGTGCGGCGGCCGTGCCCTCCTCTGTCCTGCTCACTCCAGGTCACGGAGCCAGGCAGCTGCTGCCCTCGCTGCAGAG GCTGCCTGGCCGATGGGGAGGAGCACCCTGAAGGCAGTAGCTGGGTGCACCCCCAAAGCCCCTGTTCCTCCTGCACGTGCCATGAGGGCGTCGTGACCTGTGCCCGCATCCAGTGTGTCAGCTCCTGTGCGCGGCCCCACCAAGGCCTCAGCGACTGCTGCCCTCGATGCTCTG ACTGTGAGTATGAGGGCCACAAGTATGAACCAGGGGAGAGCTTCCAGCCGGGGGCAGACCCGTGTGAAGTGTGCATCTGTGAG CTGCAGCCTGAGGGACCCCCCAGCATTCAGTGTCACCGGCGGCATTGTCCCAGTCTGGTGGGCTGTCCCATCAGCCAgctcctgcctcctgggcccCAGCACTGCTGCCCCACCTGTGCCC AGGCGCTGAGTAACTGCACAGAAGGCCTGCTGGGCTCCGAGCTGGCCCCGCCGGACCCTTGCTACACCTGCCAGTGCCAG GACCTGACATGGCTCTGCATTCACCGGGCCTGTCCCGAGCTCAGCTGTCCCCCATCAGAGCGCCATACCCCCCCTGGGAGCTGCTGCCCTGTGTGCCAAG AATGTATGGTGGAGGCCGAGGGCCGGACAGTGGCAGATGGAGAGAGTTGGCAGGACCCCAGCAACGCGTGCATTACCTGCACCTGCCAA CGGGGCCACGTGGAGTGTGACCTGGAGGAGTGCgctgccctctcctgcccccatgGCTGGGCGAAGGTGCGAGAGGCCGGCCGCTGCTGTGAGCGATGCCAAG CGCCCGCCCAGTCGTGTGCGCACCAGGGCCGGGCAGTGGCCTCCGGGGAGCGCTGGGCCGTGGACGTTTGCACCACCTGCTCCTGCGTGGCCGGCACGGTGCGCTGCCAGAGCCAGCGCTGCCCGCCGCTCTCCTGTGGCCCG GACGAGGCCCCCGCCCTGAGTCCCGGCAGCTGCTGCCCCCGCTGCCTACCTCGACCCGCCTCCTGCATGGCCTTCGGAGACCCTCATTACCGCACCTTCGACGGCCGCCTGCTGCACTTCCAAGGCAGCTGCGGCTACGTGCTGGCCAAGGACTGCCACGGAGGGGATTTCAG CGTGCACGTGACCAATGATAACCGGGGCCGGAGGGGTGTGGCCTGGACCCTGGAGGTGGCGGTGCTGCTCGGAGACGTGGCCGTGCGGCTGCTGCAGGACAGGGCGGTCACG gTCGACGGGCGCCTTGTGGCCTTGCCCTTCCTGCTGGAGCCCCTGCTGTACGTGGAGCTGCAGAGACGCACCGTGATCCTGCACGCGCAGCCGGGGCTCCAG GTGCTGTGGGATGGGCAGTCTCAGGTGGAGGTGAGCGTGCCTGGCTCCTACCGGGGCCGGATGTGTGGGCTCTGCGGGAACTTCAATGGCTTTGCCCAGGATGATCTGCAGGGCCCTGAGGGGTTGCTCCTGCCCACAGAGGCTGCGTTTGGGAATAGCTGGCAG ATCCCAGAAGGGCCGGGACCTAGCCGGCCATGTTCCAAGGGCCGCGCGGTGGATCCGTGCAGGGCAGCAGGTTACCGAGCCAGGCGTGAGGCCAATGCCCGATGTGGGGTGCTGAAGTCCTCCTCGTTCAGTCGCTGCCACGCTGTGGTGCCACCGGAGCCCTTCTTTGCCGCCTGCGTGTATGACCTATGTGCCTGTGGTCCCAGCTCTTTGGCCAATGCCTGCCTCTGTGACGCCCTGGAAGCCTATGCCAGCCACTGCCGCCAGGCGGGGGTAACGCCTGTCTGGCGGGGCCCCACACTCTGCG TGGTGGGCTGTCCCCTGGACCGCGGCTTCGTGTTCGATGAGTGTGGCCCACCCTGTCCCCGCACCTGCTTCAACCAGCACATCCCCCTGGGGGAGCTGGCAGCCCACTGTGTGAGGCCCTGCGTCCCCGGCTGCCAGTGCCCCGCGGGCCTGGTGGAGCACGAGGCCCATTGTATCTCCCCCGAGGCCTGCCCCCCCGTCCAACTCACTGGGGACCAGCCCCCCAGacctctgcccagccccagccagtAG
- the KCP gene encoding kielin/chordin-like protein isoform X5, translated as MAGLRAALLPLVLPLTSLALVSVTGEGGVILRDSPEPVDIHHYQQQEPAHASAPAGAPQEQGRPLEERLGRLEAQMMELREQNKELQERVRQLESCECRPASAQCWGLGRAWPEGARWEPDTCTACVCRDGAVHCEPKPGLPHCRGCSHNGQAYGHGEIFSPDACTTCHCLEGTITCTQKPCPRGPCPEPGACCPHCEPGCPGGHRAGETWHPEPCVICTCQAGTVRCQGPSCSELNCLESYIPPGECCPICRPGCEYEGQSYEEGANFLSSSNPCLQCSCLSSLVRCVPMKCPPSPCPEPVPRPGRCCPTCRGCTEGGSHWEHGQEWTVPGDPCRICQCLEGHIQCRQRECASLCPYPARPLPGTCCPLCDGCFLNGREYRSGESVGSGDPCSHCHCTNGSIQCEPLPCPPVPCRHPGRIPGQCCPVCDGCEYQGHQYQSEETFRLRESRHCLRCSCQAGEVSCEEQQCPLAPCTLPDSGPRLCPACVLEGEEFAEGVQWEPDGQPCTACSCHDGVPTCGAVLCSPAPCQHPTQPPGTCCPSCESCTYHGQVYANGQNFTDADSPCHACRCEDGTVRCSLVDCPPTTCARPQSGPGQCCPRCPDCILEEQVFVDGENFSHPRDPCQECQCQEGHALCQRRACPKALCAHPLPGPCCQNVCNGCAFGGKEYPNGADFPHPSDPCRQCRCLSGSVQCLARRCPPLPCPEPVLVPEECCPQCPAAASGCPRPGGGVPARHLEHFSLPDDPCRRCLCLDGSASCQRLPCPPAPCAHPRQGPCCPSCDGCLYQGTEFASGARFPSPSAACHVCLCWEGSVSCEPRACAPAQCPFPARGDCCPACDGCEYLGEPYLSSQEFPDPREHCGLCTCLGGFVTCRRRPCEPLGCSHPLTPAGHCCPTCQGCLYHGVTAASGETLPDPLDPGCSLCTCQEGSMHCQKKPCPPAPCPHPSPGPCFCPVCHSCLSQGQEHQDGEEFEGPPGSCEWCRCQAGQVSCVRRPCPPLSCSLQVTEPGSCCPRCRGCLADGEEHPEGSSWVHPQSPCSSCTCHEGVVTCARIQCVSSCARPHQGLSDCCPRCSDCEYEGHKYEPGESFQPGADPCEVCICELQPEGPPSIQCHRRHCPSLVGCPISQLLPPGPQHCCPTCAQALSNCTEGLLGSELAPPDPCYTCQCQDLTWLCIHRACPELSCPPSERHTPPGSCCPVCQECMVEAEGRTVADGESWQDPSNACITCTCQRGHVECDLEECAALSCPHGWAKVREAGRCCERCQAPAQSCAHQGRAVASGERWAVDVCTTCSCVAGTVRCQSQRCPPLSCGPDEAPALSPGSCCPRCLPRPASCMAFGDPHYRTFDGRLLHFQGSCGYVLAKDCHGGDFSVHVTNDNRGRRGVAWTLEVAVLLGDVAVRLLQDRAVTVDGRLVALPFLLEPLLYVELQRRTVILHAQPGLQVLWDGQSQVEVSVPGSYRGRMCGLCGNFNGFAQDDLQGPEGLLLPTEAAFGNSWQGGF; from the exons GTGGGGTCATTCTCAGGGATTCCCCTGAGCCTGTGGACATCCACCACTACCAGCAGCAGGAGCCAGCCCACGCCTCAGCCCCTGCTGGGGCCCCGCAGGAGCAGGGGCGCCCCCTGGAGGAACGGCTGGGAAGGCTGGAAGCCCAGATGATGGAGCTCAGAGAGCAG AACAAGGAGCTGCAGGAGAGGGTGAGGCAGCTGGAGTCCTGCGAATGCCGCCCAGCTTCTGCCCAGTGCTGGGGACTGGGGCGGGCCTGGCCTGAGGGTGCTCGCTGGGAGCCCGACACCTGCACAGCCTGTGTCTGCCGGGATGGGGCTGTGCACTGTGAGCCCAAGCCTGGCCTGCCCCATTGCCGTG gctgCAGCCACAACGGTCAGGCCTATGGCCATGGGGAGATCTTCTCTCCAGACGCCTGTACCACCTGCCACTGCTTG GAGGGAACCATAACCTGTACCCAGAAGCCGTGCCCGAGGGGACCGTGCCCAGAGCCAGGAGCGTGCTGTCCGCACTGTGAGCCAG GCTGCCCTGGTGGCCACAGGGCTGGGGAAACGTGGCATCCAGAGCCCTGTGTCATCTGCACCTGCCAG GCAGGGACCGTGCGGTGCCAGGGGCCCTCATGCTCAGAGCTCAACTGCCTGGAGAGCTACATCCCGCCTGGGGAGTGCTGCCCCATCTGCCGGCCAG GCTGTGAGTATGAGGGGCAGTCTTATGAAGAGGGGGCCAACTTCCTGTCCAGCTCCAACCCTTGTCTCCAATGCTCCTGCCTG AGCAGCCTGGTTCGCTGTGTGCCCATGAAGTGtccacccagcccctgccctgagcCGGTCCCGAGGCCTGGGCGCTGCTGCCCGACCTGCCGAG gctgcacGGAAGGTGGCTCTCACTGGGAGCATGGCCAAGAGTGGACTGTCCCTGGGGACCCTTGCCGGATCTGCCAGTGCCTG GAGGGCCACATTCAGTGCCGCCAGCGAGAGTGCGCCAGCCTGTGCCCGTACCCTGCGCGGCCGCTGCCAGGCACCTGCTGCCCGCTGTGTGATG GCTGTTTCCTAAATGGGCGGGAGTACCGCAGCGGAGAGTCGGTGGGCTCTGGTGACCCCTGCTCGCACTGCCACTGCACT AACGGGAGCATCCAGTGTGAGCCTCTGCCCTGCCCGCCTGTGCCCTGCAGACACCCAGGCAGAATCCCTGGGCAGTGCTGCCCAGTGTGTGACG GCTGTGAGTACCAGGGACACCAGTATCAGAGTGAGGAGACCTTTAGACTCCGCGAGAGTAGGCACTGCCTCCGCTGCTCCTGCCAG GCCGGTGAGGTCTCCTGTGAGGAGCAGCAGTGCCCGCTTGCCCCTTGCACACTGCCTGACTCTGGCCCCCGGCTCTGCCCAG CCTGTGTGCTCGAGGGAGAGGAGTTCGCCGAGGGCGTCCAGTGGGAGCCTGATGGTCAGCCCTGCACGGCCTGCTCCTGTCATGATGGCGTGCCCACGTGTGGGGCTGTGCTCTGCTCCCCGGCCCCCTGCCAGCACCCTACCCAGCCCCCCG gcacctgctgcCCCAGCTGTGAGAGCTGTACCTACCATGGCCAAGTGTATGCCAATGGACAGAACTTCACAGACGCAGATAGCCCTTGCCACGCCTGCCGCTGCGAG gaTGGGACTGTGAGGTGCTCCTTGGTTGACTGCCCTCCCACAACTTGTGCCAGGCCCCAGAGTGGACCCGGCCAGTGCTGTCCCAGGTGCCCAG ACTGCATCCTGGAGGAACAAGTATTTGTGGACGGCGAGAACTTCTCCCACCCCCGAGACCCCTGCCAGGAGTGCCAATGTCAGGAAGGCCATGCCCTTTGCCAGCGTCGGGCCTGCCCCAAGGCCCTCTGTGCCCATCCGCTGCCTGGTCCCTGCTGCCAGAACGTCTGCAACG GCTGTGCCTTTGGTGGGAAAGAGTACCCCAATGGAGCCGACTTCCCTCACCCCTCCGACCCCTGCCGGCAGTGTCGCTGTCTG AGCGGCAGCGTGCAGTGCCTCGCCCGCCGCTGCCCGCCGCTGCCCTGTCCAGAGCCGGTGCTGGTGCCCGAAGAGTGCTGCCCGCAGTGCCCCG CCGCCGCCTCGGGCTGCCCGCGGCCGGGGGGCGGGGTTCCGGCCCGGCACCTGGAGCATTTCTCCCTGCCGGACGACCCCTGCCGCCGCTGCCTCTGCCTCGACGGCTCCGCGTCCTGCCAGCGGCTGCCCTGCCCGCCTGCGCCCTGCGCCCACCCGCGCCAGgggccctgctgcccctcctgcgACG GCTGCCTATACCAGGGGACGGAGTTTGCCAGCGGGGCGCGCTTCCCTTCGCCCAGTGCCGCGTGCCACGTCTGCCTCTGCTGGGAGGGCAGCGTCAGCTGCGAACCTCGGGCCTGTGCCCCTGCTCAGTGCCCCTTCCCTGCCAGGGGTGACTGCTGCCCTGCCTGTGACG GCTGTGAGTATTTAGGGGAGCCCTACCTGAGCAGCCAGGAGTTCCCAGACCCCCGAGAGCACTGCGGTCTGTGTACCTGCCTCGGAGGCTTCGTGACATGCCGCCGCCGGCCCTGCGAGCCACTGGGCTGCAGCCACCCGCTCACCCCGGCTGGACACTGCTGCCCGACCTGCCAGG GATGCCTCTATCATGGGGTCACGGCAGCCTCTGGAGAGACCCTTCCTGACCCACTTGACCCCGGctgctccctctgcacctgccag GAAGGTTCCATGCACTGCCAGAAGAAGCCATgtcctccagctccctgcccccacccctctccaggACCCTGCTTCTGCCCTGTTTGCCACA GCTGCCTCTCCCAGGGCCAGGAGCACCAGGATGGGGAAGAGTTTGAGGGGCCCCCAGGCAGCTGTGAGTGGTGTCGTTGTCAG GCTGGCCAGGTCAGCTGTGTGCGGCGGCCGTGCCCTCCTCTGTCCTGCTCACTCCAGGTCACGGAGCCAGGCAGCTGCTGCCCTCGCTGCAGAG GCTGCCTGGCCGATGGGGAGGAGCACCCTGAAGGCAGTAGCTGGGTGCACCCCCAAAGCCCCTGTTCCTCCTGCACGTGCCATGAGGGCGTCGTGACCTGTGCCCGCATCCAGTGTGTCAGCTCCTGTGCGCGGCCCCACCAAGGCCTCAGCGACTGCTGCCCTCGATGCTCTG ACTGTGAGTATGAGGGCCACAAGTATGAACCAGGGGAGAGCTTCCAGCCGGGGGCAGACCCGTGTGAAGTGTGCATCTGTGAG CTGCAGCCTGAGGGACCCCCCAGCATTCAGTGTCACCGGCGGCATTGTCCCAGTCTGGTGGGCTGTCCCATCAGCCAgctcctgcctcctgggcccCAGCACTGCTGCCCCACCTGTGCCC AGGCGCTGAGTAACTGCACAGAAGGCCTGCTGGGCTCCGAGCTGGCCCCGCCGGACCCTTGCTACACCTGCCAGTGCCAG GACCTGACATGGCTCTGCATTCACCGGGCCTGTCCCGAGCTCAGCTGTCCCCCATCAGAGCGCCATACCCCCCCTGGGAGCTGCTGCCCTGTGTGCCAAG AATGTATGGTGGAGGCCGAGGGCCGGACAGTGGCAGATGGAGAGAGTTGGCAGGACCCCAGCAACGCGTGCATTACCTGCACCTGCCAA CGGGGCCACGTGGAGTGTGACCTGGAGGAGTGCgctgccctctcctgcccccatgGCTGGGCGAAGGTGCGAGAGGCCGGCCGCTGCTGTGAGCGATGCCAAG CGCCCGCCCAGTCGTGTGCGCACCAGGGCCGGGCAGTGGCCTCCGGGGAGCGCTGGGCCGTGGACGTTTGCACCACCTGCTCCTGCGTGGCCGGCACGGTGCGCTGCCAGAGCCAGCGCTGCCCGCCGCTCTCCTGTGGCCCG GACGAGGCCCCCGCCCTGAGTCCCGGCAGCTGCTGCCCCCGCTGCCTACCTCGACCCGCCTCCTGCATGGCCTTCGGAGACCCTCATTACCGCACCTTCGACGGCCGCCTGCTGCACTTCCAAGGCAGCTGCGGCTACGTGCTGGCCAAGGACTGCCACGGAGGGGATTTCAG CGTGCACGTGACCAATGATAACCGGGGCCGGAGGGGTGTGGCCTGGACCCTGGAGGTGGCGGTGCTGCTCGGAGACGTGGCCGTGCGGCTGCTGCAGGACAGGGCGGTCACG gTCGACGGGCGCCTTGTGGCCTTGCCCTTCCTGCTGGAGCCCCTGCTGTACGTGGAGCTGCAGAGACGCACCGTGATCCTGCACGCGCAGCCGGGGCTCCAG GTGCTGTGGGATGGGCAGTCTCAGGTGGAGGTGAGCGTGCCTGGCTCCTACCGGGGCCGGATGTGTGGGCTCTGCGGGAACTTCAATGGCTTTGCCCAGGATGATCTGCAGGGCCCTGAGGGGTTGCTCCTGCCCACAGAGGCTGCGTTTGGGAATAGCTGGCAG GGAGGTTTTTGA